AACATGTGTTAAAATGGTTTCCCCCGTCTATCATTTAGTGAGTTAACACATGTTAGGTGTGCATACAGATAACGGGCCCGAGCCCGTTTTTGATGAACGAAATTTAGATGGCCCGAATTGGAGCCTTGGGATGACACAAATTGGGGGTCAAGTGGACGTGTCGCACGAAATTGGTAAGATATAGCATTAAGCCAAGTTAGTATGGATGGGTTAGTATGAGTCATGTATAATATACTTATTTGCATTAAACGTGCAGGTTGCACAAGTGGGAAGATGGATGACATCCCTCGGACAGAAACCGAACCTTTTGGTGAGCTAAAACACCTTCATTTATCGCATCAAATGTGTTGTAATTGTTTACGCGTTACATCAGCTATTTATTTTTTATGTGTTAGGCGATGTGGAGGCTACCGCAGACTTGAGCATGGTTATAATGGTAGACCCAATTAGCTCCTATGACCCGGCCATTGAAATCCACAAAGGTCAAACTGGGCTGGGATCTTGTGGTGGTGATATGTATGAGGTGGAGGACAATATTCCGCTTGCAAACCGTGTGCGCATGTTGGCTGAGTTGGGGGCACAAAAAAGGAAACTCCCCTTCCGAGAGAAGGTGGCAGCGGAGCCAAACAGATCACCTTACTATATAAGGACTGTTGACATGGGCCAGCCAATTACAAAGAAGGAGACAAATCTGTGGGACTACATACACGCCGATGAAAGCCCAATGCACCTTTTAAATGGGTTTTGTCGTAGGAAGCGGGCAATGGAGGCAAACATGTAAGTAGAATTGCAAACGTGGTTTATTGTTTTATAGGAATAGGGTAAACGATAAACAACAGTACAACACTggataattgttttttttttatttaaacgcAGGAGGGAACAGGGTTCTTCGTCGGTGGCTGATGTAGATAGTCCGATACACATGTCTGTGTAAGTAGGGGCGTAACCGTACGAAATATTAGTAAAACAATAAATTACCTATGTTAACGTATGCAAATTTAATTTATGATTTGTACACCTGACACCAGGGAGTTGCTGTTTAGAAGCCCTACCCATGTACAAGCGTCTCGGTCTATGTTCAAGAGTTTAAATGTTGGCAATGAGGTCTCGGATGGCATTATTGACTGTTGGGCGGAGGTGCTGAACTTCCAGGAGAAAAGAAAATCACGGGAGGCTCACAGTAGGCAATTCTTTGGGACTAAAGTTGTGGTAAGTGCCATGTATATATAAATTACAGTGTGTCCTATTATTGACCTTATTAATTTCTCTGTTATGCTTGAAGTTTCCATGGATGCTCACAACTGACGAAGGCGGGGTAGAGGCGCGGATGCACAAGTTTCGGCTTGGGATAAAGGGTGCGGTCAACAGAGTTGATTACGTTCCTGATTTCCGAAATCAAGACATTGTTTTCTTCCCTATATTGGAGCACAAACACTTTTACTTGCTAGTGTTTGAGTTACGCGACCCCGGGATTTATGTCATTGATAATGACAAAGCCCGTCAAGGTCAGTTGATAGAAGATAGTGTCTACTACCTACACAAGGACACAGCGTATAAGATCGTAAGTTACAAAactgaaaattgatttaaaaataaGTGTGATAACACTGGCAagactgttttttttttatttttttttagaattaCTAACTATGTCTTGTGTATGCGTATGCAGAAAGATATGTTTGTGCAATATCTGCGGGAGGTTGGGAATCCACGAGCCGATGACATAGAGTACTGCAACATCCAGCGTATGCCGGTTCCTTGGGCGACAACCGCAAACACAACTGATTGTGGGGTCTTCTTGATGCGGCACATGGAGTGCTATATGGGGAAAAACCAAAGTTTTAACTGTGGGTTCAGCACGAGTGGGGCGAGGAAGATGGCGGAGGTGAGAAAGTTGAGAAAGAGGTATGCGGCGCACATATTATGTTCGGAGGTGAATGTGCTGCTGCCCAAAATCAAGGAAGATTGCCGAATAGAGTAACACGTGTTATGGTGGCTAACACATGTTACTGTAGAACAATTATGCCTTAATTTCGCCGGATATGTTTTTTGGAAACATGTAATGAACTTTGATGGATTTGGGGATTTTGCTTCCAACGTAATGCGGGGTAGGTGTTTTGTTGGGTATGGCATCGTCAGGATGTCTTTTTGGGGATAAACTTTATATATTGAATATGATGTTTAGTTAGTTGGTAATTCTAAACTCTGAAAAATATTGATGTGTTGTTAAGTGGCGTAGAATAGTATTAACCAAGTTTATTGACATAGTTTATAATGTTATATTAGAAATTGTTTTGTAACattaaagaaaaacaaaaaaacgcTCCTTCCAAGGGGAACAGGCTTTCTAAATAGGTAGTACAAATATGGGGAATTGGGGAAAGTTGTTGGCAGAATAGTACAAGCATGTGGGTTGGGGTCTATAAAAGCAACTTTATTGGGAAAAAGGAATATTTGCTTTTTTATCACCTTTTGGCCACATCAAAAAGGTCAAGTCACAAAGACTATATGAAATGTAGACAGGGAACTCCTCTATAAGTATTGGAGGGAAGAAGCAAATTAATATTCTGTAATACTTCACCATCCTACTTCACCAATTCAGTTAACCATAAGGTGTAAGATGTCCCAAAAGTCTTTTAATGAGATGGACCCGTGTGAAGGTAAGGATACGGCTAGCCAACCAAGCATGGAGAAGCTCAAACAAAAGGGGAAAGAAGCATGTGAGGGCCGGTGCAGGGAGGTTAACGAAAGAAAAGGGTCTCACCAAAATGGAGAGGACCGGAAAACTGGAGTAACTTCAAGTGAGGATGCTTCAGAAAGCGGAACCAAAAACGTCACTGATGTATCTGGTGTGTCGCGAGATCAACCAGGCCGAAGGCAGCACGTTGTTCCAGATGATGAAAAGTTGAAGGGGCTACCAGATGAGTTGGTTAGGTTGCTGACGGATCCAGACCATGAAATGTGTGGCTGCCCGTTGTGTCCATACTCACCGGAAACAATCCAGTCCTGGTGTTACCATGACCCATGGGAGGGTGAGCGCAGCCCGTCTCCAGTGTACTTTCATGATGAGGAATTCCCCACACCATGATTAAAAGCTTGTTACTAGTGGAGGATACCCATGGGTAGTTAGTATGGTGAAAGTGGTTGAAAATGTGTTAACCTGATGACCTTATGTTGAAACAAAACGACATACAAATGTCGTCTTGTTGgtgttttattatgtttttttcttttctttttatgtAACCTATTAGTAGAATGTTTGTTTAAGTTGCTTGAAGTCTACTTCTATAACCTGACGTGGTTTAATATATATGTTGTTTGTTATGTGGTTAACACATTGTGTTTTGAAACTTTCCAGGTTAAATCCCCAAACCATTACGTAAACTAACATGTGTTAACCAAGTGTTTTTATATATGTTGTTTGTTATGTGGTTAACACATAGTGTTTTGAAACTTTCAAGATTAAAGACCCAAACCATTACGTAaactaacatgtgttaagcaAGTGTTTTTGTTCCAGATTGAGTGGTTAGCAAAGATTGTTTTGATGCTTTGAAGTTCACAGACCCAAGCTGTTTTTTTTATTCCAGATGTGTGGTTAACAAAGATTGTTTTGATCCTTTGAAGTTAAAAAAGAGCAAATCATTATGGGGAAGTAACATGTGTTATGCATctgttttatttaatttttttttttgatccaAGCTGTTTTTTTTACTCCAGCTGTGTGgttaacaaaagattgttttgaTCCTTTGAAGTTAAAAAGAGCAAATCATTATGGGGAATTAACATGTGAtatgcatgtttttttttttcgccatcggtaaaaaaataaaacacagaAAAACAGATATCAAAATGCAGATAAAGTTAAGATAAACTGCTTCCGCTTAATATACCACAGCGGTCCACGAATGACCTTCGGGCCTAATATGACAAAAGTGGCCAAAGGCCATAGAGTTTCTTACAATCCTACTTATGATTATTGGGACGAAAATAGTTACACCTTCTTACACACGTAACAGAGAATAGCAGGATGATGACAAAAGACTGTTACATGTGCGTAAGAAGGCCAAAATGAAGAGTCTCCCATTACATAGTACTACATAAAAAGATTTTAATCAGATGATCAGTCGCCAGTGGCGGTCTGCCTTAGTTGTTCAGCAGCTGCCTTTGCTGCTTTCATTGCAGCCACCTTAAGGAAGTTGCGTGAGTCGTGGTCGTCGACATACAGACCACAACGCTTGCATAAGCGAAGCTGCTTTGGACGTTTTGGTGGTTTTGCTTTGGCCTTCTCACCGGGCCCAGAAATGCGAGTATGAGTACCACATCCTTTATTGCGTGCAACTTCTGGATTAGCAACTTCGACTGGAATGTTGATTGGCTGCCCAACTATTTCTTCCATTTGAGActcatttgattcattttcagttGTTGACAACGGTTGCCTAGAGAGAATATTGATCTTGAAATCCCTGAGTTGGTCAACCAATTTTGCCAACGCATCCTCATCGGTTCTAGCAACATCTACGCATTCAGTAACGAGGTCGAGGATTTCATTCCGCATAATGGACGGTGCGTGTGGGTTGACTCCGTATCGACTGGAAATTGAAAAAACATGTTTGGGGAGGGCATCTCGGCGCCACCTGTCGTTTATGTATTGTGGTGGAATCCTTTCAACATTTTTCAAGCGATAGACACAAAAGACATGGCGACACAGATACCCGATACGTGTGAAATTCCTGCATGAGCAATTGGCCGATTGATCGACATTGTTATACGTAACCTGATTTGAACATAGACAAAAAAAGGAAAAGCCCTTTAGATGCAAAATATGTTAGAGTATGTGGAATAATGtaagtgcctaacatgtgttacctGATAGACGTTTGTGATGTTGTTCCTTTTATCCAAATGAGTGACGTCTATCAGAAGACTGGAATCGCTCGTCTCGCTTTGGTTTGTGATGTAGCATAAAAACTTCCCTTTAATTATTTCTTTTTGAACTTGGGCGAAAACAGCGTTTGTGTAAATGGCGAACGCGTGTTGTTCTATCGCTAACTCAGTATTGCCAGTGAACATGGTAGAAGAGGTTTTGAACTCCGAAACACGTTGACGATATCGTTGGCTGTCTACCCTATTTTCAAAGCACATCATAAATTGCACAAGGGTGTTTGCGCTTGTTGAGTTAACCTTGAAGGCAGCGTTAGAGCTTTCGTAGCGGGAGGtggtcttcatcaagcaacaCATGGGCAGTTCTCTAAAGTAGGCTGGAACCCAGAGATGTCTCATGTTGTACATGTCGTTCAACCAGCTGTGCTCTTGAAGCCCAAATGTTTGTAGGAGGTCATTCCAGCGGGACTCAAACGTTTCAGGTTTGATATAAACATTCCAAACCAACCGATGAATGCAGGACCGAAGATCAGTCTTATCGAGCACGTCGGCTGAGATCTGAAAATTTTAATAGTTATAACACGAGTTAGATTAAAACAGTTTGAGAAGACATGTAAAAAAGTGTTATGCTGGATAACACATGTTAAAGGTTAACAAACTTATGTATACCTTGGAGGGTAGTTTTTTCATTATATGCCACATGCATAGACGGTGACGTGATTCTATAAAGACCATAGGAACAGCTTGTAGCATGGATGGGTCTTGATCACTCAGCACGAGAGTTGGTTGAGTACCGTGTGCCTTCAAGAAAGCCTTAAGCAACCACACGTAAGATTCAATTGACTCGGTTGATATCAAACCAGATCCAAATGTAACACATTGGAAATGATGATCCACACCCGTGAATGGCACAAAAACCATCTTGTACCTATGaacaaaaaaattgatttgatgtTAACAATATGAACAACTTTTTTGGGGTTAAAATTGGATACTTGGGGATCAGGCCTAACATATGTTAGAGGGGAGGGGGGCTAACCTGTTTGTGCTGTAAGTTGCATCAAACGCTAGGACATCGCCAAAAGCTTTGTAGTTAAGCTTTGAAATCTCATCAGCCCAGAATACAGAGGACAACTTTCCGTTTGATACGGTGTAATCAAAAAAGAAGTTGGGTAGGTTGTCATAACGCTCACGCAAGCGTTCAAGGAAAACTTGTGCGTCGCGTTCACCAATAAAAATTCGCAGCTGGTGGCTAAAGTTTTTAAAATCGACCGGTGTCCCATTGACATTGTGATGCCCTCCTTTTAAAGCTACAAGGCATCTATAAGACCTCATTGGTCCGATGCGGTTTAGACTCATGTTATGAATGAATTGTTTCGTGGAGAATGACAGTTTCCATGATATCTTACTAAGATCACGGTTGTAACTCTCAACAAGTTCATGATTATGAATATCATTGAAAGTCAGGACTGTGTATGAATCGTTCGATATCGATACTAGTATGCTTGCCTTACAGTCACACCATGAGAAGGTGGTCCTCCGGTGCTTAACAAAAGATTCATCTAGGGTGTCAAAAGTCCGCTTTGGTTGGGGTTTTCCATATTTTGAGCATCGGAGATACTTGTGTGTGGGAATTCCATTCCAGACTTTAGTTTGACCTTTTTTAACAGAAAAACCTGCTTCGAGCGCATAAAGTTCATACATGGAAAGAACATCCTGAAAGGTTGGATAAGTTTTGCCACACACCGGTATGAACTTATCAGCAACATTAGGAATCCAGTAACGGGTTCCCTGAGGGGTATCAAAAACAAAGTATGGATTCGAAGGACCTGTACCATAAAACGGAAAAAGTTATGAATCTGCAATAAAATGGCATGACAATACAAGTTATAAAATGTGTGATATGAAAATAAAGTGGGATCCCATTGTCCATTGTACAACCGTCTAACTGGCCGCGTGGTGATTCAGCAAACATAGAAGGACCATGAGATGATCCAGAAACAGCAACAGTCATGGCTTCCATCTGGGAATCTTGGGATGCTACATGTGAACATTATAGAAAATGTTTGAAAGATGACATATCTAGTGaagaaataaaacaagaaaaGTGTAAGAAAAAACAAACCTTCATCAATATCCATATCCTGGTCATCAATAACCGCGTTTTTCATGAAATTGTTGGATACCAAAACATCCGGGGATCTAACAGGGGCTTCAGATGACCGAGAACAATCAACATGCATATAAGTGTATGCAGATGCTTCGAATGCAACACGTGAACATGGCCATGCATAATAGGTTGGATTATTAGATTAAAAAGTtgtaaaagacaaaaaagaaaaacagatcTTCTAGAACAGTTAGTAAACTATATATGGACAAACCTGGAGCATTAAATTCTTCATCGTTTTGGTAGTCGCTGCAAAAGAACCGGTTTGGGAAACTACGGACCGGCGACATTAATTCAGAggttggtggatttgtctccatTGATATTAATGGAGATGCTTGCTACTGTGGTGTAAATATGAAGATTGATGATTCTCTGATGAGAGATGTAGAAGAGATAAAAAGGGAAATATGAAAAAGAAATATGGGGGATTGTGAATGTACGATCTGATGGGCAATTAATGAAGAGGTCATCTCATAATTCTTAGGGGTTAAAGAAAATTACTAATATAACCTTCATGTAAAAGTTAAACTCATGAAATCAGATCAACGTGGCAACATGCTAGCCACAAATATAGTTTGCTAAGTTTCTtaaaaaaatggggttttttaCCAAGCATTATCCGATAGATATATTCAATAACGTCTTATATACAAATAGATAGTAGCCAAGTCAAACATGTCTTACGATGATGACATTAAATCAAACAACAATACATATAACTTAGACATGAAATCACAAACTTAAACCAAACTCTTAGAGATAACCCTCAATAAATAAACAATCATGAATAAAACATTTAAGAAACTTTAATTTACAACCCCACACTTCTTACGTATCTCTCCTCTAGTCCCTGTTAATACGTCAAGAGAACCTAAACGTACCATTGCTGCAGCAAAATCCTTTCTCCAAGCGGTGGGGTTTTTCGCATAGTTAGTTACCATTCTTGCCGTTATGGTACTATCAACCAAAGCTTCATCAGACGAGAACGGAACCCGTTGTTGTTTAATGTTACGGTAATACTGATTATCTAGACGATTCGGAGTAACTAGATCAAGTTCGGTTTTCCTAGATAGTGGACGCTCCGGGCATTTCCTTTTTAAAATTGTTGCATATTTTGGATCCAACGAGGGATCCGTACCATTACCATTAAAAGAGTAGAGACGGGTTACAATAGAGTTGCACCCAGCTCTACCTATAGAGTGGGCTCCGGAGAGCGCCACTAGATCACGAACGCTCAATCCTTTTTCCACAAATGAACTTTTCAGGGTATCTAGATGAGAGTCCGGTCCCGGAAGGCGGACATCGTTTAGATTAGAAACCCTTCCGTCCCGTCTTCCGGATGGTATGTCATAAGAGAACCCACCAACCATGTTGGTGCTATCTCGGGCTGCGAAAGCCAAGATGTCCGCACAGGAGACTGTGTTTGGACATGTGGCTTCGAGTCTGGCTTTAGCTTGATCTATTATCTCCAGGCCTCTCAAGGTCCCTGCATTCGCGAACGAGTCTTGCTCAGACTCACCTTCACTTCCCCGTACCGGCTTAAGTAGAAGCGAAGCGTCACAACCCTAATATTTAGATACAGAAGGTGAAACCAAGTATATGACTAGAATCTGTTAAAATGCGACAACAAATACAATAGTTCAGTGTCGAAATAAAAACGTCTACGtcttaattgttttttttttttttttttttggggggggggggggtggctCTCTTCTCTCGTGACCGCAACTAGATGGTTCAAGTCATATTTTTCTAATAATACacatattttataaaagtttgtgACGGATCAGTAGACCCCTTTGACCCCCTTGGTTCCGCCCTTGCACAAAGTATGCGCACATTTTATCTTTTCGGCTTAAAGAAATAAGTAAATGTTTGTCAAGTTCTTAGCACGAATAGACGTGCTTAAAAACGCTTAACattttaacaatgtttacaaatacaTGTAACAATTTTTAGTTGTTGCGGTGCAGTATTACCCTGACAAAGCAGTCATGGAAGTAAAGTCGAATGATTCCAGCGGCCATTCCAGGGTTAGCCGTAACCACCTTAGTCACTGTATCTCGCACAATCTGCTCGGCTGCAGGACATGTAGTTCTATAAAACCCCATTTTTAGTGGCCCTTGAGCTTCTGACCTATCAAAAGCCATTAGAATAATGGCCAAAATAGTGAACTTCAGGAACCCAATAACCATCCTAGACATGTTTATGGTCTTGGTTGATTATTGATCTCCCTATGTGTTGCATTAGAGTCTAAACGTAAGTAACAAAGTATATATAAGCTCAAAGGTTTGACTTTGTCTTTGAACATTGTACTAAATGGAGTTTTATAAAGAGAAGAAAATGATTTTGAGATTAGCTTCCAATAGAAAAGTTATAAAACTAGCTGCATTTCACTTTGGGATGTCCATTTGTTGATACAATGTTCCCTAGGTTTATTCTTTTGTAATTTTGTTCTTGAAATTACACCTACTATGACTTAGATACGTAATTCAAAAAGAAAATACTTAAACTGTAACAATTAAAACCACTAAGTATTATATACGAGAGAATAATTacatttgttatgtaattattCCTTCCCTGTGGCCGCTTTAAAGTTATACATTTTCTTTTCAGTCGATACACGTTAAGTTGATATGCTTAAATCTCGTAACCCCTCCAAGAGGAGAAAAGTCGCACAATGTAACCTTTAAATTTAATAGGCTCAACTTAGAAGTTAAAAGTTACAAGTTCCAGTCTCATTTAAACTCGACTTTATTCAAACTTTTAGTTCATTGTCTGACACATGCACGGCTAGAGTCATGAATATTTTATGTAGAGTTAAATATTATAATTTTCATTCAAGACCCATAATATAATTTGAATAATATAGGCATATTGCATTTATTGGAAAGGTATTGCAACATGTTCAATGTTTCACGTACTTTCTCGTTAGTAGAGTAAAATGAATTATAAAAGAGTCCAAAATAAGCATATTAAATCATGTTCAACGGTTTCCCCTAATATAAAAGAGTCCAAAATAAGCATATTAAATCATGCGAAAATGAATTATATGACAGATGAATGACTTAAAATCACATCCTTCCATTTAGCCGTCTTCTATAGTCGGCCGACTTGAACAATGTAACTAGAGTGAATGTCACACTCAGAGTTTGggtgggtggggtggggtggggggggggggtggggggtttaatATTTGCTATTTCATTCGAAATTAtaatttaacattttttttattaagtgGAGTTAATGGAGCGTATTTGATTGTATTTGTTGTATAGTAAGTTACAGTTTCTTGTCTAGCTCATCATGGTTGTTATGTTAGTTAGCATGGCCGGTGATGAGGGTGTGTGAAGAGGGCCACCACACAGGATGCGTAATTTTGAGGGGGCATGTGTTTTTTTAAAagaaattaaatatatatatacatatatgattaggttcaagagtgaacactagtgtagcttgcgaactgagtgaattaatcctggccatacacgtgtgtagatcaatggccaggatttgatgttgaaatacactagtgtattttatgatttgatgatgagatcctggccatacacgtgtgtagatcaatggccatgatttgttgagtgtatatatatatatatgagaacgctaaatattgtgagaaccgtgagaacaaatgaaaaaactatgaaaacttggtcaaaaacaattcaaattcaaaatttttttctacacttatcattattattcgaatacaatgttagaaattcaatttacacgtttaaatttacgtgaattcataaataaagaaaatttacacatgtgtaagtttgccatttacacatgtgtaaatctgcaatatttacacatgtgtaaaaaatctaaaaagaatgattttgaaacgagaaatgaattatttgatgttataaattcttgttttgatgttctatcttaattacaatgaggtaggggagggttatcttgagaacgctaaatattgcgagaaccgtgagaacgaatgaaaaaaccaatcaaaactaATTAAttttatacaaacctcattgtaattaagatagaacatcaaaacaagaatttataacatcaaataattcatttctcgtttcaaaatcattctttttagattttttacacatgtgtaaatattgcagatttacacatgtgtaaatggcaaacttacacatgtgtaaattttctttatttatgaattcacgtaaatttaaacgtgtaaattgaatttctaacattgtattcgaataataatgataagtgtagaaaaaaatttgaatttgaattgttttttaccaagttctcatggttttttcatttgttctcacggttctcacaaatatttagcgttctcatttaaaccctcccctatatatatatatatatatatatatatatatatatatatatatatatatatagaattgcgctaaaatgagaaccactccgagttgtaagaaccgcgagaaccacaccatccgggtcgccgtttaccatgaatttttttttacgactagatgtgtgtattataaacacagccgtaaaaaaaaattttaaacgcccccccaagggggtagttttttacaccacaagtttggtgtaaagaaaaagaaaaaaaaaaaaaaataaaaacaccaaacttgtggtgtaaaaaactaccccctcgggggggcgtttaaaatttttttttacggctgtgtttataatacacaaatctagttgtaaaaaaaaaatcgtggtaaacggcgacccggatggtgtggttctcgcggttcttacaactcgtggtggttctcattctagcggtccccgatatatatatatatatatatatatatatatatatatatatatatatatatatatatatatatatatatatatatatatgggagaccgttaaaatgaaaaccaccttcaTTTGTGagaaccgagagaaccactttACAATCATTAGATCTTCAAGATGGAtagatgagattaaaagtagt
This is a stretch of genomic DNA from Helianthus annuus cultivar XRQ/B chromosome 16, HanXRQr2.0-SUNRISE, whole genome shotgun sequence. It encodes these proteins:
- the LOC118488283 gene encoding uncharacterized protein LOC118488283, which translates into the protein MHKFRLGIKGAVNRVDYVPDFRNQDIVFFPILEHKHFYLLVFELRDPGIYVIDNDKARQGQLIEDSVYYLHKDTAYKIKDMFVQYLREVGNPRADDIEYCNIQRMPVPWATTANTTDCGVFLMRHMECYMGKNQSFNCGFSTSGARKMAEVRKLRKRYAAHILCSEVNVLLPKIKEDCRIE
- the LOC110919505 gene encoding protein FAR1-RELATED SEQUENCE 5-like, translated to MYELYALEAGFSVKKGQTKVWNGIPTHKYLRCSKYGKPQPKRTFDTLDESFVKHRRTTFSWCDCKASILVSISNDSYTVLTFNDIHNHELVESYNRDLSKISWKLSFSTKQFIHNMSLNRIGPMRSYRCLVALKGGHHNVNGTPVDFKNFSHQLRIFIGERDAQVFLERLRERYDNLPNFFFDYTVSNGKLSSVFWADEISKLNYKAFGDVLAFDATYSTNRYKMVFVPFTGVDHHFQCVTFGSGLISTESIESYVWLLKAFLKAHGTQPTLVLSDQDPSMLQAVPMVFIESRHRLCMWHIMKKLPSKISADVLDKTDLRSCIHRLVWNVYIKPETFESRWNDLLQTFGLQEHSWLNDMYNMRHLWVPAYFRELPMCCLMKTTSRYESSNAAFKVNSTSANTLVQFMMCFENRVDSQRYRQRVSEFKTSSTMFTGNTELAIEQHAFAIYTNAVFAQVQKEIIKGKFLCYITNQSETSDSSLLIDVTHLDKRNNITNVYQVTYNNVDQSANCSCRNFTRIGYLCRHVFCVYRLKNVERIPPQYINDRWRRDALPKHVFSISSRYGVNPHAPSIMRNEILDLVTECVDVARTDEDALAKLVDQLRDFKINILSRQPLSTTENESNESQMEEIVGQPINIPVEVANPEVARNKGCGTHTRISGPGEKAKAKPPKRPKQLRLCKRCGLYVDDHDSRNFLKVAAMKAAKAAAEQLRQTATGD
- the LOC110919506 gene encoding peroxidase 5 — its product is MSRMVIGFLKFTILAIILMAFDRSEAQGPLKMGFYRTTCPAAEQIVRDTVTKVVTANPGMAAGIIRLYFHDCFVRGCDASLLLKPVRGSEGESEQDSFANAGTLRGLEIIDQAKARLEATCPNTVSCADILAFAARDSTNMVGGFSYDIPSGRRDGRVSNLNDVRLPGPDSHLDTLKSSFVEKGLSVRDLVALSGAHSIGRAGCNSIVTRLYSFNGNGTDPSLDPKYATILKRKCPERPLSRKTELDLVTPNRLDNQYYRNIKQQRVPFSSDEALVDSTITARMVTNYAKNPTAWRKDFAAAMVRLGSLDVLTGTRGEIRKKCGVVN